In Suttonella indologenes, one genomic interval encodes:
- a CDS encoding MurR/RpiR family transcriptional regulator, with amino-acid sequence MKHFQKSITPLIESQAQQFTPAERKIADYFLSDADNEMPSNARQIAQRLGVSEAALTRFAQKCGFRGFREFIFAFSQDSPDAEKNFVQPVLASYQELLNKTYSLVDTAQIHRITQLLLRKKRVYFYGKGSSGLVAQEMKLRFMRVGLICDAFTDDDMMRMNAVLTDSHCLVIGISISGRSQIVLSALDSAKKQGASVVLLTANIAADFQYRFDEVQSFAVKNNLEYGRMISPQFPALVVLDMLYADYMSINQQQHENIWQRTYDAIQLNKE; translated from the coding sequence ATGAAGCATTTTCAAAAAAGCATCACGCCGCTGATTGAAAGCCAAGCGCAGCAATTTACCCCTGCCGAGCGCAAAATCGCCGATTATTTCTTAAGCGATGCCGACAATGAAATGCCCTCGAACGCCCGACAAATTGCGCAACGTTTGGGCGTCTCGGAAGCCGCGCTCACGCGCTTTGCGCAGAAATGCGGCTTTCGCGGCTTTCGCGAATTTATCTTCGCCTTCAGCCAAGACAGCCCCGATGCGGAAAAAAATTTCGTCCAACCCGTGTTAGCCAGCTATCAAGAACTGCTCAATAAAACCTATTCTTTGGTCGATACCGCGCAAATCCACCGCATCACGCAGCTGCTCTTGCGCAAAAAACGCGTCTATTTCTACGGCAAAGGCAGCTCGGGCTTGGTCGCGCAGGAAATGAAATTGCGCTTTATGCGCGTCGGGCTGATTTGCGACGCCTTCACAGACGACGACATGATGCGCATGAATGCCGTGCTGACCGACAGCCATTGTCTGGTCATCGGCATCAGCATCAGCGGTCGCAGCCAAATCGTACTCTCCGCCCTCGATAGCGCGAAAAAACAGGGCGCATCGGTCGTGCTGCTGACCGCCAATATCGCCGCTGACTTCCAATACCGCTTCGACGAAGTACAAAGTTTCGCCGTCAAAAATAATTTAGAATACGGGCGCATGATCTCGCCGCAATTCCCCGCCTTAGTGGTACTGGACATGCTCTATGCCGACTATATGAGTATCAATCAGCAGCAGCACGAAAATATCTGGCAGCGCACCTACGATGCCATTCAGCTTAACAAGGAGTAA
- a CDS encoding ROK family protein: MPILTIDIGGSEIKSALYSREGQCLQEFPAQASAISADNNQIETQILAICQAVQAEHDVQGVAISSSAVINPHTGRIEFAGPTIPNYTGTNLKTAVEQHCRLPCSIENDVNAMALGEAWLGAAKGRSSAFCLTLGTGLGGAILIDGKLWHGANYTAGEIGQMPLAQGKRVEEIVSTTALLQHYQEQSGEKINGREFFHRLKQGEAQAEASFQELMEQLAQSLMPIIFLFAPQAIIVGGGISAQREYIEPRLKAAIAKRLPPYFMPRHISCATLGNAANMLGALRWFLDSENKG, from the coding sequence ATGCCTATTTTGACCATTGATATCGGCGGCAGCGAAATCAAATCCGCCCTCTACAGCCGCGAAGGACAATGCCTGCAAGAATTTCCCGCTCAAGCCAGCGCCATCAGTGCCGATAACAATCAAATCGAAACGCAAATCCTTGCCATTTGCCAAGCGGTGCAAGCCGAGCATGATGTGCAAGGCGTTGCCATTTCCAGCTCCGCCGTCATCAATCCCCACACAGGACGGATTGAATTTGCCGGCCCGACCATTCCCAATTACACCGGTACCAATCTCAAAACCGCCGTCGAACAACATTGCCGACTGCCTTGCAGCATTGAAAACGACGTCAATGCCATGGCTTTGGGCGAAGCATGGCTGGGCGCCGCCAAGGGGCGAAGCTCCGCCTTCTGCCTGACCTTAGGTACAGGTCTGGGCGGCGCGATTCTCATTGACGGAAAACTCTGGCACGGCGCGAACTATACCGCCGGCGAAATCGGGCAAATGCCGCTCGCCCAAGGCAAACGCGTAGAAGAAATCGTCTCTACCACCGCCTTATTGCAACATTATCAAGAACAAAGCGGCGAAAAAATCAACGGACGCGAATTTTTCCACCGCCTAAAACAAGGCGAAGCGCAGGCAGAAGCCAGCTTTCAAGAACTTATGGAGCAGCTCGCACAAAGCCTGATGCCGATTATTTTCCTCTTTGCACCGCAAGCCATCATCGTCGGCGGCGGTATCTCCGCGCAGCGTGAATACATCGAACCGCGGCTTAAAGCCGCCATTGCCAAACGCCTACCGCCCTATTTCATGCCGCGCCATATCAGCTGCGCCACCCTAGGCAATGCCGCCAATATGCTCGGCGCACTGCGTTGGTTCTTAGACAGCGAAAACAAAGGATAA
- a CDS encoding diaminobutyrate--2-oxoglutarate transaminase, which produces MSVTPVNPIANATNDYYLTRQNAMESNVRSYPRKLPLAIAKAQGCWVSDVEGNEYLDFLAGAGTLALGHNHPAIIQAIQEVLSSGLPLHTLDLTTPMKDAFTEKLLSFFPKDQYVLQFTGPSGADANEAAIKLAKTYTGRGNVIAFSGGFHGMTHGALSLTGNLHAKNAVQNLMAGVQFMPYPHDYRCPLGIGGEAGAKAISHYFENFIEDVESGVVKPAAVILEAIQGEGGVVPAPAEFLQKIRQVTQKHGIVMIVDEIQAGFCRSGKMFAFEHAGIEPDIVVMSKAVGGSLPLAVLAINKQFDAWQPAGHTGTFRGNQMAMAAGYTALEIMQSENLAQNAAERGAYLKEALQELSKTYPCIGDVRGRGLMLGIEIVDERQAKDGIGAYPNDGELAAAIQKACFKHKLLIERGGRGGNVLRVLCAVNIKQSECEEMIKRFSQAIGEAVQSRQG; this is translated from the coding sequence ATGAGCGTAACTCCTGTCAATCCTATTGCGAATGCAACAAACGACTATTATTTAACTCGCCAAAATGCGATGGAATCTAATGTCCGCAGTTATCCGCGTAAACTTCCTTTGGCGATTGCCAAAGCGCAAGGCTGCTGGGTAAGCGATGTAGAGGGCAATGAATACCTTGATTTCTTAGCCGGCGCCGGCACTTTGGCGCTGGGACACAATCATCCGGCGATTATCCAAGCGATTCAAGAGGTGCTGAGCAGCGGTTTGCCCCTGCACACCTTGGATTTAACCACGCCGATGAAAGACGCCTTTACCGAAAAACTGCTGTCTTTCTTCCCTAAAGATCAATATGTGCTGCAATTCACCGGTCCTTCCGGCGCCGATGCCAACGAAGCGGCCATCAAACTCGCCAAAACCTACACCGGTCGCGGTAATGTCATCGCCTTCTCCGGCGGCTTCCACGGCATGACGCACGGCGCATTGTCCCTAACCGGTAATCTGCACGCCAAAAACGCAGTGCAAAACCTCATGGCAGGCGTGCAATTTATGCCCTACCCGCACGACTACCGCTGCCCATTAGGCATCGGCGGCGAAGCGGGCGCAAAAGCCATCAGCCATTATTTTGAAAACTTCATCGAAGACGTGGAAAGCGGCGTCGTCAAACCGGCAGCGGTCATCTTGGAAGCCATTCAGGGCGAAGGCGGCGTAGTGCCTGCGCCGGCGGAATTTTTGCAGAAAATCCGCCAAGTCACGCAAAAACACGGCATCGTCATGATTGTGGACGAAATCCAAGCCGGCTTCTGCCGCTCAGGCAAAATGTTCGCCTTTGAGCATGCCGGTATCGAGCCCGATATTGTCGTGATGTCCAAAGCTGTCGGCGGCAGCCTGCCTTTGGCGGTTCTGGCGATTAATAAGCAATTCGACGCATGGCAACCGGCCGGACACACCGGCACTTTCCGCGGCAACCAAATGGCAATGGCAGCCGGCTATACCGCCTTGGAAATCATGCAAAGCGAAAACCTCGCCCAAAATGCCGCCGAACGCGGCGCCTATCTCAAAGAAGCCCTGCAAGAATTAAGCAAAACTTATCCCTGCATCGGCGATGTGCGCGGTCGCGGTCTGATGCTGGGCATTGAAATCGTTGACGAACGTCAAGCAAAAGACGGCATTGGCGCTTATCCCAATGACGGCGAACTGGCGGCAGCGATTCAAAAAGCCTGCTTTAAGCACAAACTCTTGATTGAGCGCGGCGGACGCGGCGGCAACGTACTGCGCGTTTTGTGTGCGGTCAATATCAAGCAAAGCGAATGTGAGGAAATGATTAAGCGTTTCTCGCAAGCCATCGGCGAAGCCGTACAAAGTCGCCAAGGCTAA
- the nagA gene encoding N-acetylglucosamine-6-phosphate deacetylase, whose product MNSMFYRGADIFDRGQLLSGFALHIEKNRSRLLPEAAIPEGAPVRELKGGILSPGFVETQANGGGGVLVNEDSSPQGLETVIKAHRQFGTVAMLPTFITDSQSKYHQAIANIAEAVKNKMPGIIGGHFEGPFLNLEKKGTHNPRYIRQPDESDYTCYAQYGEYLQHSILSLAPERQPKGSIARIKPFIPHINMAHSMANHQDLITARAEGLTGITHLYNAMAPMSGRDPGPIGSAAELGLYCGIIADGIHSHPFALAHAYRALGADKLLLVTDSMHTIGAPHISEFDLMGIKVYVREQSLVNEHGSLAGAHINMLQCLQNAVRYMHADIKSALQMAVSSPAYYLHRPDLAGIENRDSQDIIYLDPQLNLQEDWR is encoded by the coding sequence ATGAACAGCATGTTTTATCGCGGCGCGGACATCTTTGACCGCGGACAATTGCTCTCAGGCTTTGCCCTGCACATCGAAAAAAACCGCAGCCGCCTGCTGCCCGAAGCCGCCATTCCCGAAGGCGCGCCCGTACGCGAACTCAAAGGCGGCATCTTAAGCCCCGGCTTTGTCGAAACCCAAGCCAACGGCGGCGGCGGTGTCTTAGTTAATGAAGATAGCAGCCCGCAAGGACTGGAAACCGTCATCAAAGCGCACCGCCAATTCGGCACCGTCGCCATGCTGCCCACCTTCATCACCGACAGCCAAAGCAAATATCATCAAGCCATCGCCAACATCGCCGAAGCGGTGAAAAACAAAATGCCCGGCATCATCGGCGGACATTTTGAAGGCCCATTTCTAAATCTCGAAAAAAAAGGCACGCATAATCCGCGCTACATCCGTCAGCCTGACGAAAGCGACTATACCTGCTACGCGCAATACGGCGAATACCTGCAACACAGCATTCTCTCCCTGGCGCCGGAACGGCAGCCCAAAGGCAGCATCGCCCGCATCAAACCCTTCATTCCGCACATCAACATGGCGCACAGCATGGCAAATCATCAAGACCTCATTACCGCCCGCGCCGAAGGACTGACCGGCATCACGCATCTCTACAATGCCATGGCGCCTATGAGCGGACGCGACCCCGGGCCGATTGGCAGCGCGGCGGAACTGGGCTTATATTGCGGCATCATCGCCGACGGCATCCATTCCCACCCCTTTGCCCTAGCCCATGCCTACCGCGCACTCGGTGCGGACAAACTCTTACTCGTCACCGACTCCATGCACACCATCGGCGCGCCGCACATCAGCGAATTCGACCTCATGGGCATTAAAGTCTATGTGCGCGAGCAAAGTCTGGTCAATGAACACGGCTCTCTGGCAGGCGCGCACATCAATATGCTGCAATGTCTGCAAAACGCCGTCCGCTACATGCACGCCGACATCAAAAGCGCCTTGCAAATGGCGGTCAGCAGCCCTGCTTACTATCTGCATCGACCGGATTTAGCCGGCATTGAAAACCGCGATAGCCAAGACATCATCTATTTAGACCCGCAATTAAATCTGCAGGAAGACTGGCGCTAG
- a CDS encoding CPBP family intramembrane glutamic endopeptidase — MKLSALNAWDILVLTLIFFGYPILASTGLYFTAAETVGNQAAQQALQFSAHDNWRSILFKGITLLVAFAYLHWRRFDFSQLNFKLNRYTPVKTLAFILLVGVIAAAFDGIQLFLLEPGMEAEAVEGAEQSAESYGFWGFLAAYTAYLSPPFILFALLNGFFEELYFLGLIFCAEKKIFRLVLIFSLFVRFSFHTYQGIDAALTITLLGLVFCLLRLKHKALPPFMLAHSFFNLFGLSYLLNLLYGLWYFLAA, encoded by the coding sequence ATGAAATTAAGCGCCTTAAATGCATGGGATATTTTGGTCTTAACCCTGATTTTTTTCGGCTATCCCATTCTTGCTTCCACAGGCTTATATTTCACTGCCGCAGAAACGGTGGGAAACCAAGCGGCACAGCAAGCCCTGCAATTTAGTGCCCACGACAATTGGCGCAGCATCCTATTTAAAGGCATAACGCTGCTTGTAGCCTTTGCCTATCTGCACTGGCGGCGCTTTGATTTTTCGCAATTAAATTTCAAGCTGAATCGCTATACGCCTGTAAAAACACTGGCTTTTATTTTGCTGGTAGGCGTGATTGCTGCTGCATTTGACGGCATACAATTATTCCTGCTTGAGCCGGGCATGGAAGCCGAAGCCGTCGAGGGCGCCGAGCAAAGCGCGGAAAGCTACGGCTTTTGGGGTTTTTTGGCGGCATATACCGCCTATTTATCGCCGCCTTTCATACTCTTTGCCTTATTGAACGGCTTTTTTGAAGAGCTGTATTTCTTAGGTCTGATTTTTTGCGCGGAGAAAAAGATTTTCCGTCTGGTATTGATATTCAGCTTATTCGTGCGCTTTTCATTTCACACTTATCAAGGCATTGATGCCGCGCTGACGATTACGCTTTTAGGCTTAGTATTTTGTCTGCTGCGCTTAAAGCATAAAGCACTGCCGCCCTTTATGTTGGCGCATAGTTTTTTTAATTTATTCGGGCTGAGCT